The nucleotide sequence TAAACAAGCTATTTGTATTTATCAAGAATTAGGGGATCATTTAGGAGAAATCACCACTTGGTTAAATATGGGCTGTATTTATTCGGTGACTGATGAAAAATGGTTGGCTTTATCCTGTTATTGGAATGGACAAAAATTAGTGGATAAAATCCAACATCAACCCCTGAAAAATAAGCTCCAGCAATTAATTAAATCCCTCTAACTCATTTTATCTACTAATGTAGGGAGAGTGGGGGAGGATGCTTCAAAGTTTGTTTCCTATTTGCTGAATATATCTGAGTAAAATACAAACAAAAGATCTCCCCCAACCCCCCTTAATGAAGACCCCGCCCTTCAAGGGCGAGGTTTAAATAACACAGGGCTGTTTTATGTTTATAAACCTCTTACCTTTTGCCTTTTGTTATCTGTTAACTCCAATCTTCTTCCTGATTATCGAGGCGAGGTTGATAAGCTTGATTGGTGGCGTAAATTTGACGACTTTTAGCATAAAGTTCTTCTTCTGTCAAGTGCCATTTCATCAATAATAATTCTAAATCTTTTTGAATATCTCTTGCTCCTGGAAAGTTGCCATAACGAATTTTTAATCGAGCTAATTCTAGCAAATTTTCCTCAGTCGCTTCTCCACTGAGAAGAAGATTCACAGTATCTCGGTCTTTTTTTTCTTGAGGATGTTTTTGCTCTTGAAGTTCACTCATATTTACTGATTAAATAATTGATCGACTCGGGAAGGTCCTTGTAAAATTGGCGTAGGAAAACATTGCCAAATTTTCACTTGAAAATCAAAACTACCACTCGCTAAAAATTGCCCATCTGGACTAAAAGCAAGAGACTGTACCCAATCATAGTTTTCAATAATTTGATTATATTGTTCTCCGGTTTCAATATTCCAGATCCGAATCCCATCATTCCCCCCACTGGCGAGAATTTTACCATCAGGATTAAGCGCTATAGCGCGAATTCTTCCTGTATGTCCGGCCAGTGTATAGATGAGTTGTCCTGTTGCTAAATCCCACACTTTAATGGTTTTATCCTGACTACTGGTAATTAACTTTTTTCCATCGGGGGTAAAAACTAAACCCGTAATTGTTGCTTGATGGGGATAAAAAGTTGAGAGTAATTTTCCCTCTTTAATATTCCAAAATTTGACTTCTCCATCAAGCGAACCACTGGCTAAAATCACGCCATCTGGACTGATAGCTAACGCATAAACCGGATGGCCTAAACCGGTTAATCGATACAGAGGCCGACGAGGATTTAATGTCCAAATTCTAATCCCATCTAAACCCCCGCTCACTAAAATTTCCCCATCGGGAGTCACTCTCAAAGCCATCACTTGACCTTGGTGTTCTAACCAGATGCCTAAATATTTGCCGCTTCTCCAGTCCCACATATTAATCCCCCCATCTTGACCGCCGCTAATTAATATGGTGCCACTGGGATTAATCGCTAATGCTTGTACGCCGGTGCGTTGCGCTTTAATGTCAGAGAGTTTTTGGCCGCTCTTGAATGACCAAACCCTAAGCTGAGGGTCTGTAAAACTGCCTCCTGTGATCAAATGTTGACCATCGGGGGTAAAAATGAGCGATTCAGGGGTGGACTGTTGTCCTTTGAGAGTACGTACTAATCGAGCTAAACGCCACTGTTCAGGACTGGGAAAAGATTCTATCTGTGGAGAAGTTTCTTCCTTTGGTGGAGTAATGGGTTGACTATCGGGTAGCGTTTTTTTGGGCAAAGGGGGTATTTGAGCCTTAGCTAATAGGATACTACCATTGAGTATCACAATGCCTATAGCCGCTCCCAATGCGAGCCTATTTTTAGCTCCTTTTCCCCCTTTTTTCATACATTTATCTGAATATTCGGACAGATTGTGCGGTCAATTTCATCGGGTTTAGGCATTTCTTGCCAACCACAGAGAATGCCTTGTAGCTCTATTTTCAGTATAGTTAATGCTTTTATTTGTTCCTCAATAGCATTAAGCTTTTGTAATAATCGTTCTTTGACTACGCCGCAGGGGAGATCTCCCTGGTCATGTACGGTCAAAATTTCTTGAATTTCACTCAGATTAAGTCCCAAAGATTGAGCGCGTTTGATAAAGGCTAAGCGATTAAATACCGTCTCATCAAACAAACGATATCCTTTATGAGAACGACTGACTGAAGGGGCGAGTAAACCTAAATCATCATAGTAACGAATAGTTTTGATTGGTATGCCGGTTTCACTGGCTACCTCACCAATTTTTAGCCGAGATAAAGTCACTACATCATCAGAACTCATCGGCGCTGTTTGTCATTAATTAACATGGGTAATGGCCTCTTTGAAGAACTCGGCGGCAAATAATATCTAGGGGTTTCTTCTGAAAAAACGGTTTTAGTTTGTTGGGTTTTCCACCAGCGTAAAATTGTCGCTAACAAAACAATGGATATTCCCAGAGATAACAGAGTCCAACGTTCACCCACGCCGCCAATCACAGTATCCACTGCTCCAACAATTAAAATAAAGGCGGAAATCGGTTCTTTGCGGTAAGCAGTTTTTAAAAATCGAGGCAATAAAATATTCATTAACTTAGCTCTAGTATTAAGTAATATCACTTTCTAATTTCAGCTTATCTTACTTAGCTGAAAATGGCACGTTTCTCAGTAGGTTCTCGGATATTTAGGATTATTGTGCTTTAACCTGAGTTACCCATTAGCCCTTTAATATACTCTTATCCCCCGCATTCAGAGTGCGTGGGGATTTGTCACATCTATTGCAAACCTAGCCAAGATAATAATCCTTGCCCAGTGACATATTCAATGACTAAGGTCAGAACAAAGCCAATCATAGCCGCTCGACCATTTAAGCGTTCTGCATATTCATTAAAGCCAAATTTCGGTTCTTCTAATTTAGGGGTTTGGCTAGGTTGCTGTTGAGTTTCGCTCATCATGGGTTGAGTATCCTTACTGATAAAATTTACATTTCTTTACTATTTATTGTAGCGAGGGAGGTGATTTGTCAATAGGGAGTGGGGAATGAGCAAGAAAAAGTCGGGTAAGGGGGAAAGGGTAAGGGGGAAAGGGTAAGGGGAAAGGGTAAGGGTAAGGAGGAAAGGGTAAGGGCAAATAGAAGTTAACCACTTACCACTTTTAACAGTTGACTGTTAACTCATTAGTCACGACTGTTAAGAGCAATCAGCAGACGGAGGATAAAAATAAATAGGTTGATGTAGGTTAAGTACATCGATAGTGCCGCCGGCAGATACTGATCATCACGATAGCTACGGGGTAAGATATAAAAATCTACTACTGCCGCGCCGGCAAACAGAAAAACACCTACCCCAGAAATCCCGATTTCTAACCAAGTAGGAGTACCACCCCCAAATAAGGCAAAGACAAATTGAACCAAGACTACCACGAATAAGGCAATAATCCCGAGACTAACGGTCTTGGTTAAGGCTAACCCATCTTGGTCAGAAAGATTAGAACCAATGCTACGGGCTACAACAAAGGTAATTCCACAACCTAAAGCGGCAATAGCAATGCCTTGGATACCCACCCCAGAAGTGCCTAGGGCTACATAAACTAAGCCGCTTAGGGTATATCCTGACAGGAGACTGTACAGGGCTAATAGGGGTAGTGCAGTGCTATTGTTGCCTTTTTCGGCCACATTCTGAGCGACAAAAAACAGAACCAGTTCTGCCACAATAGCGGCGAAAAAAGTGGGCATGAATAGCTCAGGGTGGGACCTAATGACTCCAAGTCCTCCATAGGTTCCTACGGCGGTTAAAATCAGTCCACCGCCCAAATAGGGAAGGGCATTAGCAATGACATTGGGTCCGATTAAGGACTGACCTTTAAGGTCTTGAATGGCTTGACGAAAATTGCTCGTACTACTCATGGGTGTATTGCGATTTGTTAAGGCTATATTTATATTTTACGAGTCGGTTTAAGATCTTAAGCGTGATCGCTCTACTTGAAGTTATAACGCATTTGAGCAAATATCAGCGAATCTGACCTCTCAGTATTTTACAGAGCAAGCCGGCTGAAAAACTCAGTAAATATAACATTACTATCAAGCAACAAGAGTTTGCCCGAATGTAGGTACTTGCTCGGAGGCTAACACAAAAAGTTTTAAAAAGTTCGGTGGAATAACGCTAGTACGAAATATTGCTGATACGGAAAATAGAAAGATAGATAGACCCACTGAGCTTCTTTATTCCATCATTCGCTGCTTGACAACAGAAGAAACCATGACTACTCAATCTCCCTCGCTAGGTATTCAAATAATGGAAGTGCTGATTGCTTACTCGCGCAATCCTAGTTTAAAACTGCGTAATCAATTAGTAGAATTAAATGCAGGGCTAGTACGGCAAGTTGCCCATCGAATTAGTCGCCAATGTTGTGAACCCTACGAAGATTTAGAACAGGTTGGCTATTTAGGCTTAATTCGGGCGATAGAACGCTTTAATCCTCAACAAGGATGTGCCTTTAGTTCTTTTGCCATACCTTATGTTAGAGGAGAGATTTTACACTATTTACGAGACCGAGGCAGTGTCATGAGAATTCCTCGTCGTTGGCAAGATCTCTATACTAAAGGCAAAAAGTTGCGGAAACAATTGGCTCAAACCCTAGGCCGTCAGCCCAAAGAATCAGAAATTGCTCAAGCTTTAGGTGTATCCTATCAAGAGTGGA is from Gloeothece verrucosa PCC 7822 and encodes:
- a CDS encoding DUF3288 family protein → MSELQEQKHPQEKKDRDTVNLLLSGEATEENLLELARLKIRYGNFPGARDIQKDLELLLMKWHLTEEELYAKSRQIYATNQAYQPRLDNQEEDWS
- a CDS encoding WD40 repeat domain-containing protein — encoded protein: MKKGGKGAKNRLALGAAIGIVILNGSILLAKAQIPPLPKKTLPDSQPITPPKEETSPQIESFPSPEQWRLARLVRTLKGQQSTPESLIFTPDGQHLITGGSFTDPQLRVWSFKSGQKLSDIKAQRTGVQALAINPSGTILISGGQDGGINMWDWRSGKYLGIWLEHQGQVMALRVTPDGEILVSGGLDGIRIWTLNPRRPLYRLTGLGHPVYALAISPDGVILASGSLDGEVKFWNIKEGKLLSTFYPHQATITGLVFTPDGKKLITSSQDKTIKVWDLATGQLIYTLAGHTGRIRAIALNPDGKILASGGNDGIRIWNIETGEQYNQIIENYDWVQSLAFSPDGQFLASGSFDFQVKIWQCFPTPILQGPSRVDQLFNQ
- a CDS encoding heavy metal-responsive transcriptional regulator; protein product: MSSDDVVTLSRLKIGEVASETGIPIKTIRYYDDLGLLAPSVSRSHKGYRLFDETVFNRLAFIKRAQSLGLNLSEIQEILTVHDQGDLPCGVVKERLLQKLNAIEEQIKALTILKIELQGILCGWQEMPKPDEIDRTICPNIQINV
- a CDS encoding chlorophyll a/b-binding protein — protein: MSETQQQPSQTPKLEEPKFGFNEYAERLNGRAAMIGFVLTLVIEYVTGQGLLSWLGLQ
- a CDS encoding Bax inhibitor-1/YccA family protein, whose product is MSSTSNFRQAIQDLKGQSLIGPNVIANALPYLGGGLILTAVGTYGGLGVIRSHPELFMPTFFAAIVAELVLFFVAQNVAEKGNNSTALPLLALYSLLSGYTLSGLVYVALGTSGVGIQGIAIAALGCGITFVVARSIGSNLSDQDGLALTKTVSLGIIALFVVVLVQFVFALFGGGTPTWLEIGISGVGVFLFAGAAVVDFYILPRSYRDDQYLPAALSMYLTYINLFIFILRLLIALNSRD
- a CDS encoding RNA polymerase sigma factor SigF: MTTQSPSLGIQIMEVLIAYSRNPSLKLRNQLVELNAGLVRQVAHRISRQCCEPYEDLEQVGYLGLIRAIERFNPQQGCAFSSFAIPYVRGEILHYLRDRGSVMRIPRRWQDLYTKGKKLRKQLAQTLGRQPKESEIAQALGVSYQEWNECQLALQNRLLVSLDATINQVHDGVITFGDTLPDPKSQGQQRMQEDRLQLQRAMSQLEDKTKAAIECVFLWDLPRKEAAKQIGISPMTVTRHLQKGLEQLIALLRPQAA